A region from the Mucilaginibacter sp. CSA2-8R genome encodes:
- a CDS encoding DNA-binding response regulator → MTDSILIIDDNEDILEFLSDVLDENYKLHLAENGEIAQTILEKEVINLIVSDIMMPGIDGFELCRIIKSNVEYCHIPIVLLTSKNTYQAHIEGLEVGADAYIQKPFSPELLQMQIANLLRNRLKIKDHFASSPFEDVRVMAHSKTDEIFLKKLDEYIRKNIKDPNMDIDKMANHMHMSRPTFYRKIKSLSSLSPKELIDVTRLKKAAQLITQNEFTLFEIAKMVGYSSQSVFGKNFQKHFHVTPLEYINSIPKENGLNSVT, encoded by the coding sequence TACAAATTACACCTGGCAGAAAACGGCGAAATAGCGCAGACCATACTGGAGAAGGAAGTTATTAACCTTATTGTTTCCGATATTATGATGCCCGGCATTGATGGCTTTGAGCTTTGTCGGATTATTAAATCAAACGTGGAATACTGCCATATCCCTATAGTATTGCTCACCTCTAAAAATACGTACCAAGCTCATATTGAAGGGCTGGAGGTTGGTGCCGATGCCTATATCCAAAAGCCGTTTTCGCCCGAGTTACTGCAAATGCAGATTGCCAATCTGCTCAGAAACCGGTTAAAAATCAAAGATCATTTTGCCAGTTCGCCGTTTGAGGACGTACGGGTAATGGCCCACTCAAAAACCGACGAGATATTTTTGAAAAAGCTGGACGAGTACATTCGCAAAAACATCAAAGACCCAAATATGGATATTGACAAGATGGCAAATCATATGCACATGAGCCGCCCGACGTTTTACCGTAAAATAAAATCTCTTTCTTCTTTATCGCCCAAAGAGTTAATTGATGTTACACGTTTAAAAAAAGCAGCTCAACTCATTACTCAAAATGAATTTACCTTATTTGAAATTGCAAAAATGGTAGGTTACAGTTCCCAGAGCGTATTCGGAAAAAATTTCCAAAAACACTTTCATGTTACGCCATTGGAATACATTAATTCCATCCCTAAAGAAAACGGCCTGAACAGCGTTACTTAA
- a CDS encoding DUF1080 domain-containing protein: MNIKKLYKASVMTALLIAIGSLANAQNNTLTAKEKKEGWKLLFDGKTSKGWRSAKSESFPTGSPGWVVKDGTMTIQATNGAESQNAGDIVTVDEYGPFEMSFDFKLTRGANSGVKYFVTLQEKSGGSAIGLEYQVLDDDVHPDAKLGRDGNRTLASLYDLKTSDKKGAVRPIGEWNTGKIIVYPNNHVEHWLNGKKVLEYERKSPEYRELVKMSKHKVWKDFGEADKGHILLQDHGNEVSYRNIKIKLLK; encoded by the coding sequence ATGAATATTAAAAAGCTTTATAAAGCATCGGTAATGACCGCGTTACTAATTGCCATAGGCAGTTTGGCCAACGCGCAGAATAATACGTTAACGGCTAAAGAGAAAAAAGAAGGCTGGAAGTTGCTATTCGACGGCAAAACCAGCAAAGGCTGGCGCAGCGCCAAATCCGAAAGCTTTCCGACCGGCTCTCCGGGCTGGGTGGTTAAAGACGGTACCATGACCATACAGGCTACTAATGGCGCCGAGTCGCAAAATGCAGGCGACATTGTTACCGTTGATGAGTACGGACCTTTTGAAATGTCGTTCGATTTTAAGCTGACCCGCGGGGCTAACAGCGGCGTAAAATACTTTGTAACGCTTCAGGAAAAATCGGGCGGATCGGCCATCGGCCTGGAGTACCAGGTACTGGACGACGATGTGCATCCCGACGCTAAACTGGGCCGTGATGGGAACCGTACGCTGGCCTCGCTTTATGATTTAAAAACATCAGACAAAAAAGGTGCAGTACGGCCGATAGGCGAGTGGAACACCGGCAAAATCATTGTTTACCCGAACAACCATGTAGAGCACTGGCTTAACGGGAAAAAGGTATTGGAATATGAGCGCAAATCGCCGGAGTACCGCGAGCTGGTAAAGATGAGCAAGCACAAAGTATGGAAAGATTTTGGTGAGGCTGATAAAGGCCACATCCTGCTGCAGGACCATGGCAACGAGGTAAGTTACCGGAATATAAAAATTAAGTTGCTTAAGTAA
- a CDS encoding sugar phosphate isomerase/epimerase has translation MMLKHKILGTLTLAALAFSFSTTVVKAQSKKLIFPEAPGIVSYTYRNNFAKDVPATLDIIKSNGITDIEFSNLFKQKSEDLRRMLDERGLKCSSYGVSYTDLVDKTDEVARDAKNLGAGYVRIAGIPHTKGSFTLDNAKQAIADFNRIGKILKDKYGLMVIYHNHGFEFEPYENGTLYDYMVKETNPQYVGLELDILWAFFPGQDPVKLLKTYGSRYKALHLKDLKAGVTGNNSGGTDQNNDVILGTGQINIAEVLRTAKAVGVKHYYIEDESSASIEQVPQSIKFLHTIKK, from the coding sequence ATGATGCTTAAACATAAGATTTTAGGCACCTTAACTTTGGCTGCATTGGCGTTTAGCTTTTCCACCACTGTTGTTAAAGCTCAAAGCAAGAAATTAATCTTCCCGGAAGCGCCGGGTATCGTATCTTATACTTATCGTAACAACTTTGCCAAAGATGTACCTGCAACGCTCGATATCATTAAAAGCAACGGCATTACCGATATCGAGTTTTCAAATCTGTTTAAGCAAAAATCTGAAGATCTGCGCCGCATGCTCGACGAGCGTGGCCTGAAATGCTCGTCGTACGGGGTAAGCTACACCGATTTGGTCGACAAAACCGACGAGGTAGCCAGGGATGCTAAAAACCTGGGTGCCGGTTATGTACGTATAGCAGGCATCCCGCACACTAAAGGCTCTTTTACGCTCGATAACGCAAAGCAGGCCATTGCCGATTTTAACCGCATAGGCAAAATATTGAAAGATAAATACGGCTTGATGGTCATTTACCACAACCACGGGTTTGAGTTTGAGCCTTACGAAAACGGAACGCTTTACGACTATATGGTTAAAGAAACCAATCCGCAGTATGTAGGCTTAGAGCTGGATATACTTTGGGCGTTTTTTCCCGGTCAGGATCCGGTTAAGCTTTTAAAAACCTACGGCAGCCGTTACAAAGCGCTGCACTTAAAAGATTTAAAGGCTGGCGTTACCGGTAATAACTCCGGCGGAACTGACCAAAACAACGATGTGATTTTAGGAACCGGTCAAATTAACATCGCCGAGGTACTACGCACTGCAAAGGCCGTAGGTGTAAAGCACTATTACATTGAGGACGAAAGCAGCGCCTCGATTGAGCAGGTACCTCAAAGCATTAAGTTTTTACATACTATCAAGAAGTAA